In a single window of the Octopus sinensis linkage group LG1, ASM634580v1, whole genome shotgun sequence genome:
- the LOC115211053 gene encoding ubiquitin-conjugating enzyme E2 L3 isoform X2 — MSGCVELIELKTGINKSYCEINPDRSNMLLWNCLLVPDNPPYNKGAFKIQIEFPAEYPFKPPRITFQTKIYHPNVDEKGQVCLPIISAENWKPASKMDQVIEALLALVNDPEPEHPLRADLAEEFTKDKKKFLKNAEEHTKKFGEKRPSD; from the exons atgagtggctgtgtg gaACTAATTGAATTGAAAACTGGAATCAACAAATCATATTGTGAAATAAATCCTGATCGCTCTAATATGCTTCTTTGGAACTGCCTATTAGTGCCT GACAATCCTCCCTATAATAAAGGAGCATTTAAAATACAGATAGAGTTCCCAGCTGAATATCCTTTCAAGCCACCACGAATTACGTTCCAAACCAAGATTTATCATCCCAATGTTGATGAGAAAGGTCAGGTATGCCTGCCAATTATCAGTGCAGAGAATTGGAAACCAGCTTCAAAAATGGACCAAG tTATAGAGGCATTGTTGGCATTGGTTAATGACCCAGAGCCAGAGCACCCTCTTAGAGCTGATTTAGCAGAAGAATTTACTAAAGATAAGAAAAAGTTCTTGAAGAATGCTGAAGAACATACTAAGAAATTTGGAGAAAAGAGACCAAGTGACTAA
- the LOC115211053 gene encoding ubiquitin-conjugating enzyme E2 L3 isoform X1, whose amino-acid sequence MAATRRLNKELIELKTGINKSYCEINPDRSNMLLWNCLLVPDNPPYNKGAFKIQIEFPAEYPFKPPRITFQTKIYHPNVDEKGQVCLPIISAENWKPASKMDQVIEALLALVNDPEPEHPLRADLAEEFTKDKKKFLKNAEEHTKKFGEKRPSD is encoded by the exons gaACTAATTGAATTGAAAACTGGAATCAACAAATCATATTGTGAAATAAATCCTGATCGCTCTAATATGCTTCTTTGGAACTGCCTATTAGTGCCT GACAATCCTCCCTATAATAAAGGAGCATTTAAAATACAGATAGAGTTCCCAGCTGAATATCCTTTCAAGCCACCACGAATTACGTTCCAAACCAAGATTTATCATCCCAATGTTGATGAGAAAGGTCAGGTATGCCTGCCAATTATCAGTGCAGAGAATTGGAAACCAGCTTCAAAAATGGACCAAG tTATAGAGGCATTGTTGGCATTGGTTAATGACCCAGAGCCAGAGCACCCTCTTAGAGCTGATTTAGCAGAAGAATTTACTAAAGATAAGAAAAAGTTCTTGAAGAATGCTGAAGAACATACTAAGAAATTTGGAGAAAAGAGACCAAGTGACTAA